One Hevea brasiliensis isolate MT/VB/25A 57/8 unplaced genomic scaffold, ASM3005281v1 Scaf260, whole genome shotgun sequence genomic window carries:
- the LOC131169239 gene encoding uncharacterized protein LOC131169239 isoform X1 produces MTVLSCQEMPQKSHCEVVSLVQESICFAMLITSTCLNMNSIWTQLQFTLQRKPCGHNSDANMVLISLLFSKYVNLTALNEHGDILSGGLICFSNRHINNTNIAQSFTNAFWKLGKDELGYCVFLLCGEREAYAHPSIIANLAFANSCNYSLSLTRQVHPVFSSLNFVSYHPTYSNR; encoded by the exons ATGACGGTTCTATCTTGTCAAGAGATGCCACAGAAGAGCCATTGTGAAGTGGTCTCTCTTGTGCAAGAAAGTATTTGTTTTGCTATGCTCATCACCTCCACATGCCTTAATATGAAC TCTATATGGACCCAGTTGCAATTTACACTTCAGAGGAAACCTTGCGGGCACAACAGTGATGCAAACATGGTACTCATCTCACTTCTTTTCTCCAAATATGTTAATTTGACGGCATTGAATGAGCATGGTGACATCCTATCTGGTGGACTGATTTGCTTTTCCAATAGGCACATAAACAATACGAACATTGCTCAGAGTTTTACAAATGCCTTTTGGAAATTGGGAAAAG ATGAACTAGGTTATTGTGTTTTTCTTTTGTGTGGTGAAAGAGAAGCATATGCACATCCATCGATCATAGCGAATCTTGCATTTGCAAATAGTTGTAATTACTCTCTCTCTCTTACAAGGCAAGTACATCCTGTTTTctcttctttaaattttgtaagtTACCACCCGACTTATTCAAATCGATAG
- the LOC131169239 gene encoding uncharacterized protein LOC131169239 isoform X2, with protein MTVLSCQEMPQKSHCEVVSLVQESICFAMLITSTCLNMNSIWTQLQFTLQRKPCGHNSDANMAHKQYEHCSEFYKCLLEIGKR; from the exons ATGACGGTTCTATCTTGTCAAGAGATGCCACAGAAGAGCCATTGTGAAGTGGTCTCTCTTGTGCAAGAAAGTATTTGTTTTGCTATGCTCATCACCTCCACATGCCTTAATATGAAC TCTATATGGACCCAGTTGCAATTTACACTTCAGAGGAAACCTTGCGGGCACAACAGTGATGCAAACATG GCACATAAACAATACGAACATTGCTCAGAGTTTTACAAATGCCTTTTGGAAATTGGGAAAAG ATGA